Genomic DNA from Paenibacillus donghaensis:
AGGGCACTAGGTTAGAACCTAGATACGATCAGGGTGGTATCCCAACGGCGCCTCTGCAGAAGCTTGCGCTCCTGCTTCTTAGGCTCCCACCTATCCTGTACAGATCGTACCCAAATTCAATATCAAGCTGCAGTAAAGCTCCATGGGGTCTTTCCGTCTTGTCGCGGGTAACCTGCATCTTCACAGGTATTAAAATTTCACCGGATCTCTCGTTGAGACAGCGCCCAAGTCGTTACGCCATTCGTGCGGGTCAGAATTTACCTGACAAGGAATTTCGCTACCTTAGGACCGTTATAGTTACGGCCGCCGTTTACTGGGGCTTCGGTTCACAGCTTCGGATTGCTCCTAACCGCTCCCCTTAACCTTCCAGCACCGGGCAGGCGTCAGCCCGTATACTTCGCCTTACGGCTTCGCACAGACCTGTGTTTTTGCTAAACAGTCGCTTGGGCCTTTTCACTGCGGCCCCCTCGGGCTATTCACCCTACCGAGGCACCTCTTCTCCCGAAGTTACGAGGTCATTTTGCCGAGTTCCTTAACGAGAGTTCTTCCGCGCGCCTTAGAATTCTCTTCTCGCCTACCTGTGTCGGTTTGCGGTACGGGCACCTTCTCCTGGCTAGAGGCTTTTCTTGGCAGTGTGAGATCATGACCTTCGCTACTATAATTTTCGCTCCCCATCACAGCCCAGCCTTCACGATGTGCGGATTTGCCTACACATCAGCCTCACTGCTTAGACGGACACATCCATCAGTCCGCGTCACTACCCTCCTGCGTCACCCCATCGCTCATAGCGGATTACGGTGGTACAGTAATTTCAAACTGTTGTCCTTCGACTACGCCTTTCGGCCTCGCCTTAGGTCCCGACTTACCCTGAGCGGACGAGCCTTCCTCAGGAAACCTTGGGCTTTCGGCGGATCAGATTCTCACTGATCTTTTCGTTACTCATACCGGCATTCTCACTTGTATACGCTCCAGCACTCCTCACGGTATACCTTCAACGTATATACAACGCTCCCCTACCCCAGGATCGACTTCACTCCAGCTTCGAAATGTGTTTATCCCCTGTAGAACATATAGCCTTCATCCCTTCCAGGATGATTTCAGGCATACATGTCTATCCGATAAACACCGCTCAAAGAAGCAGTGAAGTCGATCCTAGCCATAGCTTCGGTGGTGTGTTTAGCCCCGTTACATTTTCGGCGCAGAGTCACTCGACCAGTGAGCTATTACGCACTCTTTCAATGGTGGCTGCTTCTAAGCCAACATCCTGGTTGTCTGTGCAACTCCACATCCTTTCCCACTTAACACACACTTGGGGACCTTAGCTGATGGTCTGGGCTGTTTCCCTTTCGACAATGGATCTTAGCACTCACTGTCTGACTCCCGGCAATAAATATGTGGCATTCGGAGTTTGACTGAGCTTGGTAACCCTTGCGGGCCCCGCACCCAATCAGTGCTCTACCTCCACTATTCTTATACCGAGGCTAGCCCTAAAGCTATTTCGGGGAGAACCAGCTATCTCCGAGTTCGATTGGAATTTCTCCGCTACCCCCACCTCATCCCCGCATTTTTCAACATGCGTGGGTTCGGGCCTCCAGTGCGTGTTACCGCACCTTCACCCTGGACAGGGGTAGATCACACGGTTTCGGGTCTACGCCCCCATACTCAAATCGCCCTATTCAGACTCGCTTTCGCTGCGGCTCCGGCTTCTCACCTTAACCTTGCATGGTAAACGTAACTCGCCGGTTCATTCTACAAAAGGCACGCCATCACCCCTAAAACGGGCTCTGACTTTTTGTAAGCACACGGTTTCAGGTTCTATTTCACTCCCCTTCCGGGGTGCTTTTCACCTTTCCCTCACGGTACTGTTTCACTATCGGTCGCCAGGTAGTATTTAGCCTTAGCAGATGGTCCTGCTGGATTCATACGGGGTTTCACGTGCCCCGCACTACTCGGGATCCGTCTCGGAGAGAATACAGTTTAGGCTACAGGGCTTTTACCTCTATCGCGGGTCTTTCCAGACCTCTTCGCCTACCATATTCCTTTGTAACTCCATGTGAGACGTCCCACAACCCCTAAGAGCAAGCTCTTAGGTTTAGGCTGTTCCGCGTTCGCTCGCCGCTACTGACGGAATCACTATTGTTTTCTCTTCCTCAGGGTACTTAGATGTTTCAGTTCCCCTGGTCTGCCTCTACCTCTCCTATGTATTCAGAGAGGAGTAACTGCGAATTACCACAGCTGGGTTTCCCCATTCGGACACCCCCGGATCAAAGCTTGCTTACAGCTCCCCGAGGCAGTTTCGTTGTTCGCCACGTCCTTCGTCGGCTCCTGGCGCCTAGGCATCCTCCGTGTGCTCTTATTAGCTTAACCAGCGCTACGATGTTTGGCTGATTTGCTCATCTTGTTTTGAATGCCGCTCGCGGATTGCTCCACTCACTAACACATTCAAAGCCAAAGGTCGCTTCATCATCCAAAATCTTCGCTTCCAGCATCTAATGCACGTTCACTTGCTTACGCAAGCTTCAGTTAAAAGATGTTCTAAAACGCAAATTCGTTTCGGTATCCAGTTTTCAAGGATCAAGTTTACTATTCAAGACATAACAAATAGATGAAGTTTGTTGGTGGAGCCAAGCGGGATCGAACCGCTGACCTCCTGCTTGCAAGGCAGGCGCTCTCCCAGCTGAGCTATGGCCCCTCAAATTCCATCAAAACTGAACAAATGGATACGCGTTAAGTACATATTTGAATGTTTCCGTTGCAGGAAACGATTCTCCATAGAAAGGAGGTGATCCAGCCGCACCTTCCGATACGGCTACCTTGTTACGACTTCACCCCAATTATCTACCCCACCTTCGGCGGCTGGCTCCCTTGCGGGTTACCCCACCGACTTCGGGTGTTGTAAACTCTCGTGGTGTGACGGGCGGTGTGTACAAGACCCGGGAACGTATTCACCGCGGCATGCTGATCCGCGATTACTAGCAATTCCGACTTCATGCAGGCGAGTTGCAGCCTGCAATCCGAACTGAGACCGGCTTTGTTGGGATTCGCTCCACCTCGCGGTTTCGCAGCCCTTTGTACCGGCCATTGTAGTACGTGTGTAGCCCAGGTCATAAGGGGCATGATGATTTGACGTCATCCCCACCTTCCTCCGGTTTGTCACCGGCAGTCTGCTTAGAGTGCCCACCATGATGTGCTGGCAACTAAGCATAAGGGTTGCGCTCGTTGCGGGACTTAACCCAACATCTCACGACACGAGCTGACGACAACCATGCACCACCTGTCTCCTCTGTCCCGAAGGCCGCTGCTATCTCTAGCAGATTCAGAGGGATGTCAAGACCTGGTAAGGTTCTTCGCGTTGCTTCGAATTAAACCACATACTCCACTGCTTGTGCGGGTCCCCGTCAATTCCTTTGAGTTTCAGTCTTGCGACCGTACTCCCCAGGCGGAGTGCTTACTGTGTTAACTTCGGCACCAAGGGTATCGAAACCCCTAACACCTAGCACTCATCGTTTACGGCGTGGACTACCAGGGTATCTAATCCTGTTTGCTCCCCACGCTTTCGCGCCTCAGCGTCAGTTACAGCCCAGAAAGTCGCCTTCGCCACTGGTGTTCCTCCACATATCTACGCATTTCACCGCTACACGTGGAATTCCACTTTCCTCTTCTGTACTCAAGCCACCCAGTTTCCAGTGCGACCTTAGGTTGAGCCCAAGGTTTAAACACCAGACTTAAATAGCCGCCTGCGCGCGCTTTACGCCCAATAATTCCGGACAACGCTTGCCCCCTACGTATTACCGCGGCTGCTGGCACGTAGTTAGCCGGGGCTTTCTTCTCAGGTACCGTCACTCCGATAGCAGTTACTCTACCGGACGTTCTTCCCTGGCAACAGAGCTTTACGATCCGAAAACCTTCATCCCTCACGCGGCATTGCTCCGTCAGGCTTTCGCCCATTGCGGAAGATTCCCTACTGCTGCCTCCCGTAGGAGTCTGGGCCGTGTCTCAGTCCCAGTGTGGCCGTTCACCCTCTCAGGTCGGCTACGCATCGTCGCCTTGGTGAGCCGTTACCTCACCAACTAGCTAATGCGCCGCAGGCCCATCCCTTAAGGGCAGATTGCTCCGCCTTTCATCCTCGGTTCAGGTGAACCAAGGAATTATCCGGTATTAGCTACCGTTTCCGGTAGTTATCCCAGGCTAAGGGGCAGGTTGCCTACGTGTTACTCACCCGTCCGCCGCTGAATCCTGTTGAAAGCAAGCTTTCAACAGAACTCCGCTCGACTTGCATGTATTAGGCATGCCGCCAGCGTTCGTCCTGAGCCAGGATCAAACTCTCCAAATTGGTTTTATCGGATAAATCCGATAAAGTATTGAAAAGAGCGATATGCTCATTTTGAAACTGACGATTCATTAAATGAATCCTTTAAAATTAACGCGTTCCATTTGTTCAGTTTTCAAAGAACTTGTACCCGGCTTTTCAACAGTTATGTTTCTTGCACAGGAATTAGATCATATCATGTTTCGGACTATCTTGTCAACTTATTTCTTCACCGTTCATCTTGCTGTCGATCGGTGTCTCGTAAGCACAAGAGATAATATACCATGCCGTTCTGATGAATGCAACCATTTTTTAAAAAATATCTAATAGCCGTATAAATAGGGCTGCGGGAGCACAAATTGATTCCCATATCCCTTGGATTATGACTACAATAGAATTTGTCTTCTTCTATATTAATAGGACAACTACATATCACAAACCGAAAAGGAGAACAGATGAAAAATATCCCTTCATCCTCTGCACAACAGCCTGGTCAAAAAGGCATGGAGCCGCGCAATGTACAGCAAGCTACCATTTACCGTATTTTACTTGCAGTCAGCTTTGTCCATTTATTCAATGATTCCATTCAGGCGGTCATACCGGCGATCTTCCCCATCCTAAAAGAGAACATGCTGCTCTCCTTCGCTCAGATTGGCTGGATCTCCTTCGCTCTGAACATGACCTCTTCGGTCATTCAACCGATTATCGGCTATGCCGCCGACCGGAAGCCCCGCCCTATTCTGCTGCCGCTGGGCATGTGCTGTACGTTCGCCGGAGTGCTGCTGCTGGCTTTTGCCAATAACTACGTACTCGTCCTGTTCTCCGTCATGCTGGTCGGTTTCGGCTCGGCAGCCTTCCATCCGGAAGGGATGCGAGTGGCCCATATGGCTGCTGGCCTACGCAAGGGCTTGTCGCAATCCATCTTTCAAGTAGGCGGAAATGCCGGACAATCGCTGGGCCCTATGCTTACGAAATGGATTTTCATTCCGTTTGGACAGATTGGTGCGTTAACCTTCACGATCTTTGCCGCTGCGGGGATTGCCGTTCAAGCTTATGTCGCCCGCTGGTACCGGGAAATGCTGGATGCTGGATACACCTTCCGCAAAAAAACATCAGCACGCACCATTGATCCGGCCCGCAGCAAAAGTATCCGCAACGCTACAATCATTCTGGTGCTGCTGGTCTTCCTGCGCTCCTGGTACGGTGCTTCAATAGGCAGCTATTACGCTTTCTACTTAATGGAGAATTATAAAATGCCGCTGGATGACGCTCAGGTCTACATCTTCATGTATCTGGCCGCCGGTGCGATCGGAACTTTTTTTGGCGGACCGCTTGCCGACCGCTTCGGACGGCGCAACCTCATTCTGATCTCTATGGTAGGAACGGTTCCATTTGCATTGGCTTTGCCGTTTGTCAGCCAGTTCTGGGCGGCTATTCTACTGCTGATTGGCGGTTTCGTGCTGCTGTCCAGCTTCTCGGTTACGGTTATCTACGCTCAGATGCTCTATCCAGGGAACATCGGTACAGTTTCGGGGCTGATTACAGGGCTGGCTTTTGGCCTTGGCGGCATTGGCTCACTGGTAATTGGCAGTCTGATCGATGGTATCGGCATTACCAATGTGATTATAGCCTGCGGCTTCCTTCCTTTGTTGGGACTCCTGGCTCTATTACTTCCCCGTGATCAGCAGCTGGAGGAATGGGCAGCGGAGTAAATCCTGCGATTATTCATCTGCGGCATTTTGCGGTACAATTAGTTAAAACTTAAATTATTAACTGAACGCAGCCCATATGCAGCCCGCAAAAGGAGATCAGCAGATGAAGAATGTTCTGGAACGGATTCGCAAAGGGTACGGCAAAAAACTGGTCTCCCTTCATATGTGGAATGCCTGGCTGGTGCTTTTTCTGTCCATAAGCGGGTTAATGCTGCTGGGAGGCGTCTGGCGGGAGCTGTTAGGTGAGGGACGGGTCTGGTTGAAGCTGGCCCATATCTACATCGGACTGGTCTTGCTCATTCCTGTCATCTACTACCTGCTGCTTGCGTCCAAACACTGGAAACGGCTGAAAGGTAAAAACGGACAGAAGGCTAACGTAATCTTCGTAATGGCGATGCTGGTGGGCTGGATTATATCCGGGGTTGTCCTGTGGCAATTCCGGCTGGTTGGGCCACGGGCGGCCAATGCCGCCCTGCTCATCCATGATCTGCTGACCTGGATCGGATTGCCCGTAATCATCTATCACTCGATCACCCGCACCAAATGGCTCAAGGAACCGCAGAAACGCTCCATCACCCGCGAAGCCAGTCCAGCAGCACGGGAAGGTGAGCCCGGTGTACGGCAGCAGCCTGCCGCTTCAACGTCCCAGCCTTTGTATTCAAGGCGGGGGTTTATCAAGGTAGCGGTTGGTGCCGGCCTTGCGGTGACACTTGGACCTACTTTTGTACGCTGGGTGGGCAGATCCTTGCAGATGCCGACAGCAGAGGAATACGCCGCAGACAATGCCAATGCGCTGCTGCCTGATCCTGTGCCGCTGCCTGAGTCCGCGCCGCCGATTGGTGGCGGTGCGGAAGGAAGCTTCCGTGTATACACCGTGACGGACATCCCCTCTTTCGACAACAGCAACTGGTCTTTTACCATTGACGGTCTGGTCAACAACAAATTCAACTGGAGCTGGGAGCAGTTTGTAGCGTTGAAGCGCCAGGTCCAGGTCAGTGATTTCCACTGTGTGACAGGCTGGTCTGTGTACAAGAATACCTGGGAGGGCATTCCGCTCGCCACCCTGCTGGACATGGCCGGAGTGCAAGCGGGCGCTGTAATGGTGAAGCTGTACTCCGGCGACGGCGTCTACACAGATTCCCTGACACTGGAGCAGGCGCGGATGGAGGATATCATGGTAGCGGTGATGCATGACGGCAAACCTATCCCGAACCAGCTTGGAGGTCCTGTGCGCCTCGTCACTCCACAGATGTACGCCTATAAATCGGTAAAATGGCTGAACCGGATCGAATTGATCGACAAGGAGCACATCGGCTATTGGGAAGAGCGCGGATATGATATAGATGCCTGGCTGCCGGATGCCAAGCGGGTCTAGCCCGCAGTCTGAACTATTCATGTGAGCTGCCTGCTTGAGCTGCGGCTCTGCTAATCACAGCGGCGAATAATGCCGCAGCTTTTCCACTGCCCGCAGTCATATAATTATGGCTGTCCGTCCGGTCAAAGCCCATCCATACCGCTGCAGTCCACTGTGGGGTATACCCCACAAACCACAAGTCACGATTGGCCTTGCTGCTCACTCCGGGAAGGTCCAGCTGGGTTGTGCCCGTCTTGCCCGCAACCGGAAGGTTCATGCGGGCTTTTTGGCCTGTGCCGCGCTCGACGGCGCTGCGCAGCATCGCTGTTATTCCCGCAGCCGTCGCCTGAGAAACAACCTGCTTTCGCTTAGACTGGTGTTCGTAGACTGTCCGACCTTGCTTGTCTGTTACTCGGCGTACCAAGTGAGCCTCCTGATACACCCCGCCGCTGGCAAACACGCTGTAAGCCTGCGTCATCGAGAGGGGAGACACGCCGCTGTGCAGACCGCCTAGCGCAATCGCCAGGTTGTTATCCTCAGGTGCCAGCTTGATCCCCAATCTGGAGGCGAATTCACGGGCGTTGGACAACCCGAGCTGCTGCAGCAGCCATACCGCCGGTGCATTGACAGACTGCTGAAGCGCGGTCCGCATGCTCAGCTGGCCCCGGTATATTCCGTTCAGATTCTCGGGACGGTAGGTTCCATAAGCTGCTTTACGATCCGGCAGCATACTTTCGGGAGTAAACCGGCCGCTCTCCAGCGCCGGACCGTAAGCAATGATGGGCTTAAAAGCGGACCCCGGCTGACGAGCATCCAGCAAGGCCCGGTTCAAGCCGCCTTCCTGCGGATCTCGGCCGCCCATCAAGGCGATGATCTCTCCGGTATGATGATCCATGATCGTCATGACCGCTTCAACCTGCTGGTCGCTGCCATCCGGCGGAAACATACTTGTGTCCGCAAAAACCTGCTCCAGCACCTGCTGCGCCCCGCTGTTCATCGCAGTAACCAGCGTATAGCCGCCTGTCCTCAAATCCTCAGGCGTTATACCCGTCTTTCGCGCAGCTTCCCGAAGCGCTGCATCCAGATAGGAAACACCGATGCCTTCTGTCGATGCCCGCTCCCTTTCAGGAAGCTGGAATGTCTGCCTGGCTGCCTGCTGCATCTCGGCATAACTGATCAGTCCTGACTGGTACATTACCTTAAGTACCAGCTTCTGGCGGATTCGATACTGCTCCGGATGATCCAGCGGGTTATAGATGGAAGGTCCTTTGGGAAGGCCCGCCAAGCCGGCAATCTGCCCGATCTCCAGCAGCTTCAGGTCAGATACGCCAAAATAACGTTTAGCTGCCGCTTTTACACCATATTGCCCGCTTCCCATATAGATCTGATTCAAGTACAGCTGCAGAATCTCGTCCTTGGACAACCTGCGCTCCAGCTCTAGGGCAACCCCCGCCTCGTTCAGCTTGCGCAGCCAGCTCTTCTCCCGGTTCAGATACAGATTGCGGGCCAGCTGCTGAGTAATGCTGCTGCCGCCCTCCGATAGGCTTCCCCGGGTGGCATTATTCACAAATGCCCGCAGAATCCCCCGATAATCCAGTCCCTGATGGCTGTAGAATCTGCGGTCCTCCACTGCCAGAAAGGTATCCAGCAGCAGCTGCGGCATTTCATCCAGCATTGCCGCCAGTCTGTAGCCTGAGCCAGGCAGCGGAAGTGTCCGCAGTAGAGTGCCATCGGCTGAGAGGATTTGACTGGATTCAGCCAGCTTCAGCTTCTCCGGGTGGCGGCTGACAACTATTCCCCCGTATTGATGCACATAGAGTAATATG
This window encodes:
- a CDS encoding MFS transporter, with translation MEPRNVQQATIYRILLAVSFVHLFNDSIQAVIPAIFPILKENMLLSFAQIGWISFALNMTSSVIQPIIGYAADRKPRPILLPLGMCCTFAGVLLLAFANNYVLVLFSVMLVGFGSAAFHPEGMRVAHMAAGLRKGLSQSIFQVGGNAGQSLGPMLTKWIFIPFGQIGALTFTIFAAAGIAVQAYVARWYREMLDAGYTFRKKTSARTIDPARSKSIRNATIILVLLVFLRSWYGASIGSYYAFYLMENYKMPLDDAQVYIFMYLAAGAIGTFFGGPLADRFGRRNLILISMVGTVPFALALPFVSQFWAAILLLIGGFVLLSSFSVTVIYAQMLYPGNIGTVSGLITGLAFGLGGIGSLVIGSLIDGIGITNVIIACGFLPLLGLLALLLPRDQQLEEWAAE
- a CDS encoding molybdopterin-dependent oxidoreductase — protein: MKNVLERIRKGYGKKLVSLHMWNAWLVLFLSISGLMLLGGVWRELLGEGRVWLKLAHIYIGLVLLIPVIYYLLLASKHWKRLKGKNGQKANVIFVMAMLVGWIISGVVLWQFRLVGPRAANAALLIHDLLTWIGLPVIIYHSITRTKWLKEPQKRSITREASPAAREGEPGVRQQPAASTSQPLYSRRGFIKVAVGAGLAVTLGPTFVRWVGRSLQMPTAEEYAADNANALLPDPVPLPESAPPIGGGAEGSFRVYTVTDIPSFDNSNWSFTIDGLVNNKFNWSWEQFVALKRQVQVSDFHCVTGWSVYKNTWEGIPLATLLDMAGVQAGAVMVKLYSGDGVYTDSLTLEQARMEDIMVAVMHDGKPIPNQLGGPVRLVTPQMYAYKSVKWLNRIELIDKEHIGYWEERGYDIDAWLPDAKRV
- a CDS encoding transglycosylase domain-containing protein; protein product: MSAGWSYRLLALIAGKLRRRKAQTLLYRICYRLFDLTVVVAILALAILLYVHQYGGIVVSRHPEKLKLAESSQILSADGTLLRTLPLPGSGYRLAAMLDEMPQLLLDTFLAVEDRRFYSHQGLDYRGILRAFVNNATRGSLSEGGSSITQQLARNLYLNREKSWLRKLNEAGVALELERRLSKDEILQLYLNQIYMGSGQYGVKAAAKRYFGVSDLKLLEIGQIAGLAGLPKGPSIYNPLDHPEQYRIRQKLVLKVMYQSGLISYAEMQQAARQTFQLPERERASTEGIGVSYLDAALREAARKTGITPEDLRTGGYTLVTAMNSGAQQVLEQVFADTSMFPPDGSDQQVEAVMTIMDHHTGEIIALMGGRDPQEGGLNRALLDARQPGSAFKPIIAYGPALESGRFTPESMLPDRKAAYGTYRPENLNGIYRGQLSMRTALQQSVNAPAVWLLQQLGLSNAREFASRLGIKLAPEDNNLAIALGGLHSGVSPLSMTQAYSVFASGGVYQEAHLVRRVTDKQGRTVYEHQSKRKQVVSQATAAGITAMLRSAVERGTGQKARMNLPVAGKTGTTQLDLPGVSSKANRDLWFVGYTPQWTAAVWMGFDRTDSHNYMTAGSGKAAALFAAVISRAAAQAGSSHE